In the genome of Methanobacterium sp. Maddingley MBC34, one region contains:
- a CDS encoding PAS domain S-box (PFAM: Response regulator receiver domain; PAS fold~TIGRFAM: PAS domain S-box): MADVNILLVEDESIEALDIKHTLESFGYKVPYIASRGEEAVDKALDIMPDLVLIDIVLKGDFNGIKVASEIKKLNIPFIYLTAHSEEATVHEAKLTEPYGFIIKPYDPLELKYTIDIALYKKSVEKVRDSAEKLRRKTENELKLASLYNRSLIEASLDPFVTIGPDGKITDVNQATEKVTGYSRDKIIGTDFSNYFTE, from the coding sequence ATGGCAGATGTAAATATCCTTCTGGTTGAGGATGAAAGCATAGAAGCCCTTGATATCAAGCACACCTTGGAATCTTTTGGTTATAAGGTTCCATATATCGCTTCCCGTGGCGAAGAAGCTGTAGACAAAGCATTAGACATTATGCCCGATCTTGTTTTGATAGATATAGTTTTAAAAGGAGATTTTAACGGTATTAAAGTAGCATCTGAGATTAAAAAACTTAATATACCGTTTATATATTTGACAGCTCATTCTGAAGAAGCTACTGTACATGAAGCTAAACTTACCGAACCTTATGGATTCATAATAAAACCATACGATCCCCTAGAACTGAAATACACTATTGATATTGCCTTGTATAAAAAATCTGTAGAGAAAGTTAGGGATAGTGCAGAAAAACTCCGTAGAAAAACTGAAAATGAGCTTAAGTTGGCAAGTTTGTATAATCGTAGTTTGATTGAGGCTAGTTTAGACCCATTTGTTACCATTGGCCCAGATGGGAAGATCACCGATGTTAACCAAGCCACTGAGAAGGTTACAGGCTATTCCCGGGACAAAATTATTGGAACTGACTTTTCCAACTACTTCACAGAAC